From the genome of Gammaproteobacteria bacterium, one region includes:
- the fliG gene encoding flagellar motor switch protein FliG, giving the protein MATSTGLTGTERAAILLLTLGEEEAASVMKHMEPKEVQRIGMAMASLSTISKVQVTMVVKEFYTIIQTATALGMDTDEYIRNVLVKALGEDKASGLIDRILMGGHIKGLEAFKWMDPRSIADVIRNEHPQIIAIVLSFLDHDQAAEVLSAFPEPVRVDVVLRIATLDGIQPAALQELNEIMEKQFAGNSSVKASSVGGVKTAANILNFMDSAIETEILDSIKEVDGELAETIEELMFVFDNLTDLDDRGMQTLLRELNTDELVVALKGASEAVKNKVLKNMSKRAADILLDDMEAKGPVRVSDVEAAQKAVVAVARRMAESGEIMLAAGGEEFV; this is encoded by the coding sequence ATGGCCACCAGTACCGGCTTGACCGGTACCGAGCGCGCGGCGATTTTGCTGTTGACTTTGGGGGAAGAAGAAGCCGCGTCGGTTATGAAGCACATGGAACCCAAGGAAGTGCAGCGCATCGGCATGGCCATGGCGTCGCTGAGCACCATTTCCAAGGTTCAGGTGACCATGGTGGTCAAAGAGTTCTACACCATCATCCAGACGGCAACCGCGCTGGGCATGGACACCGACGAATACATCCGTAACGTGCTGGTTAAAGCCCTGGGTGAGGACAAAGCCAGCGGTCTGATCGACCGGATTTTGATGGGTGGACACATCAAAGGTCTGGAAGCCTTCAAGTGGATGGACCCTCGTTCCATTGCCGATGTAATTCGCAACGAACATCCGCAGATTATTGCTATCGTGCTCTCGTTCCTGGACCATGATCAGGCGGCAGAAGTGCTCTCGGCGTTCCCCGAACCAGTGCGTGTGGACGTGGTGTTGCGTATTGCCACCTTGGACGGCATCCAGCCAGCGGCGTTGCAGGAGCTGAACGAGATCATGGAGAAACAGTTTGCGGGTAACTCCAGCGTCAAGGCTTCCAGTGTTGGCGGTGTTAAAACTGCGGCCAACATTCTTAACTTTATGGACAGCGCGATCGAGACCGAAATTCTCGACAGTATCAAGGAAGTGGATGGCGAACTGGCCGAAACCATCGAAGAACTCATGTTTGTATTCGACAATCTGACCGATTTGGACGACCGTGGTATGCAAACCCTGCTGCGTGAATTGAATACCGACGAACTGGTGGTGGCGCTCAAGGGTGCCAGTGAGGCGGTTAAAAACAAGGTGCTGAAAAATATGTCCAAACGTGCAGCAGATATCCTACTTGATGACATGGAGGCCAAAGGGCCGGTGCGTGTTAGTGATGTGGAAGCTGCGCAAAAAGCAGTGGTGGCC